In Pseudoduganella albidiflava, a single window of DNA contains:
- a CDS encoding alpha-L-rhamnosidase-related protein yields the protein MKPSPEQIAQANAAEEARRINLPAGAPVEAYLRTAQALIPALNERAIPPVALVEAEPRPDLALRHAMRRLADGGELARRGWAEGSAFIADFGEHLTGYLSFRAVPVGSVADSPIRLRLTFGEVPTDVAEPLYPYSGWISAAWLPEEIVTVDDLPALFRVPRRHAFRYVKVEVLAASRRFGVRFEAMTAHAVTSARTEPSPLPEAYPDWIRQVDLVAQRTLRDCLQTAFEDGPRRDRRLWVGDLRLQALASYATLRADDVVKRCLYLFAGLPRSDGLVNGCVYERPEPTYGDTTTLDYAALFCVTLQEYVDATGDLACGRELWPVARRQVDCLLARLDDTLLFHDTGETWCFIDWAFGLDKSAATHGVIVFALRRMLALAERLECAQEVAHYGPLVDGMAAAARAQLFDAGRGVYTSGPEQQVSCAAQAWLVLAGIPESREEAQAALRNALADPHAVRPITPYAYHYIAEAMLACGMEDEALGLVRSYWGAMLDAGADTFWEAFDPADPLASPYGDIHANSYCHAWSCSPAWLFRARGLGRPDGVADAASTGEGA from the coding sequence ATGAAACCAAGTCCGGAACAGATCGCCCAGGCCAACGCGGCCGAGGAAGCGCGGCGGATCAACCTGCCGGCCGGCGCCCCCGTCGAAGCATACCTGCGCACGGCGCAGGCCTTGATCCCCGCCCTGAACGAGCGCGCCATCCCGCCGGTGGCGCTGGTCGAGGCGGAGCCGCGGCCGGACCTGGCCTTGCGCCACGCCATGCGCCGGCTGGCCGATGGCGGTGAGCTGGCGCGGCGCGGCTGGGCCGAGGGAAGTGCGTTCATCGCCGATTTCGGCGAACACCTGACCGGCTACCTGTCGTTTCGCGCCGTGCCCGTGGGCAGCGTGGCCGACAGCCCGATCCGCCTGCGGCTGACGTTCGGCGAGGTGCCGACCGACGTGGCCGAGCCCCTGTATCCGTACTCGGGCTGGATCAGCGCGGCCTGGCTGCCGGAAGAAATCGTCACCGTCGACGACTTGCCGGCGCTGTTCCGGGTGCCGCGCCGGCACGCCTTCCGCTATGTCAAGGTCGAGGTGCTGGCCGCGTCGCGCCGCTTCGGCGTGCGCTTCGAGGCGATGACGGCGCATGCCGTCACGTCGGCCCGCACGGAGCCGTCGCCGCTGCCCGAGGCGTATCCGGACTGGATCCGCCAGGTCGACCTGGTTGCCCAGCGCACGCTGCGCGATTGCCTGCAGACGGCGTTCGAGGATGGCCCGCGCCGCGACCGGCGCCTGTGGGTCGGCGACCTGCGGCTGCAGGCGCTGGCCAGCTACGCGACCTTGCGCGCCGACGATGTCGTCAAGCGCTGCCTGTACCTGTTCGCCGGGCTGCCCCGTTCCGACGGCCTGGTGAACGGCTGCGTGTACGAGCGCCCCGAGCCCACCTACGGCGACACCACCACGCTCGACTACGCGGCGCTGTTCTGCGTGACCTTGCAGGAATACGTGGACGCCACCGGCGACCTGGCTTGCGGCCGCGAACTGTGGCCGGTGGCGCGGCGCCAGGTCGACTGCCTGCTGGCCCGGCTCGACGACACGCTGCTGTTCCACGACACGGGCGAAACCTGGTGCTTCATCGACTGGGCCTTCGGCCTGGACAAGAGTGCCGCGACCCATGGCGTGATCGTCTTCGCGTTGCGCCGCATGCTGGCCCTGGCGGAGCGGCTCGAGTGCGCGCAGGAGGTAGCCCACTACGGCCCGCTGGTCGACGGCATGGCCGCCGCCGCGCGGGCGCAGCTGTTCGACGCGGGCCGCGGCGTCTATACGAGCGGGCCGGAACAGCAGGTATCGTGCGCGGCCCAGGCCTGGCTGGTGCTGGCCGGCATACCCGAGTCGCGCGAGGAGGCGCAGGCGGCATTGCGCAACGCGCTGGCCGATCCGCATGCCGTGCGGCCGATCACACCGTACGCGTATCACTACATCGCCGAGGCGATGCTGGCGTGCGGCATGGAGGACGAGGCCCTCGGCCTCGTGCGCTCGTACTGGGGCGCGATGCTCGACGCCGGCGCCGACACCTTCTGGGAAGCGTTCGACCCGGCCGATCCGCTGGCGTCACCGTATGGCGACATCCATGCCAACAGCTACTGCCACGCGTGGAGCTGCTCGCCCGCCTGGCTGTTCCGGGCCCGCGGCCTGGGCCGGCCGGATGGCGTGGCGGATGCGGCATCGACGGGGGAGGGCGCATGA
- a CDS encoding DeoR/GlpR family DNA-binding transcription regulator — protein MDPRYRHKHLLRLLAEHGAAPISRLAGWLGVSAATVRRDIRLLDTAGQLRRTHGGARRVDAGTPLPALTPGAPASSFTDTARANAGSKRAIARRAAALCADGDTLLIGGGTTTFQLAAFLAGRPMRVLTNSFAIARELLASGSDDVIITGGKVYPAQGIILSPFDTEAVQYCYADRLFMGAHCLSALGVMEADALLIQAGRRLIHQARDVVVLADASKFDRRGGMFLCALDRIARVITDTAAPDAGVQMLERAGVQVDIVAPEMPAGPCDAACAQASARSWTSASPPH, from the coding sequence ATGGACCCGCGCTACCGCCACAAGCACCTGCTGCGCCTGCTCGCCGAGCATGGCGCCGCGCCCATCTCCCGGCTGGCCGGCTGGCTGGGAGTCTCGGCCGCCACCGTGCGCCGAGATATCCGCCTGCTCGATACCGCCGGCCAGCTGCGCCGCACCCATGGCGGCGCGCGCCGCGTCGATGCCGGCACGCCCCTGCCTGCATTGACACCGGGCGCGCCGGCCAGCAGCTTCACGGACACGGCGCGCGCCAACGCGGGCAGCAAGCGGGCCATCGCGCGCCGGGCCGCCGCGCTGTGCGCCGATGGCGACACACTGCTGATCGGCGGCGGCACCACCACGTTCCAGCTGGCCGCTTTCCTGGCCGGGCGGCCGATGCGCGTACTCACCAATTCCTTCGCCATCGCCCGCGAGCTGCTGGCCAGCGGCAGCGACGACGTGATCATCACCGGCGGCAAGGTGTATCCCGCGCAGGGCATCATCCTCAGCCCGTTCGATACGGAGGCCGTGCAGTACTGCTACGCGGACCGGCTGTTCATGGGCGCGCACTGCCTGTCCGCGCTGGGCGTGATGGAAGCCGACGCGCTGCTGATCCAGGCCGGCCGGCGGCTGATCCACCAGGCGCGCGACGTGGTGGTGCTGGCCGATGCGTCGAAGTTCGACCGGCGCGGCGGCATGTTCCTGTGCGCGCTCGACCGCATCGCCCGGGTCATCACCGATACCGCCGCGCCGGACGCCGGCGTGCAGATGCTGGAGCGCGCCGGCGTGCAGGTCGACATCGTCGCGCCCGAGATGCCGGCCGGTCCGTGCGATGCCGCCTGCGCGCAAGCGTCGGCGCGCAGCTGGACCAGCGCCAGTCCGCCGCACTGA
- a CDS encoding TonB-dependent receptor plug domain-containing protein, with protein MQAHPIHRVPGMRMTRIALAICGLAGVIGGAAAQQAVQPENVVTVTGTSIRGVAAVGSDVTTIRREDIAATGATTSTELLRSVPEMNNFSASGINNGQNQANFVDQPAIHGIGVGNGGGGLTLVLLDGHRLPGAGINQTAPDAGAIPTSILERVEVMADGGSAIYGSDAVAGVINFVPRKSFDGAETKVRFGSADGYRTKNFSHLVGHKWDGGHALAAIERSENTALDGFARPFAVADQRRWGGADARSTSCTPGTATVGGVNYPIVAGGPLGPGAATRCETNRGNDLYPAQHRDQAYFSVRQDVGESTELYASFLYSGRRLDSRVSGSGVTSGGLSLTVPASSPFYLPLAGAEAGAPQSVTYNPAADFGAAFTNRITTSTRSLVAGANVQLPNDWSAKVEFNYGIEKDDVNNHGINQALAISAAANGTFNPTGIGAQTSAGVLSQIGNFVTRYNARHTLKEAQVKLDGPLFQMGGGKARAALGAGTRREEMEGLTSAGPVGGDFTAAPYTSIGTRDDDFIFGELYFPVLGEANGIPGVRKLDLSVAARHDRYSDVGNTTNPKVGATWTVADGAKVRFSAGRSFHAPSLADAPSAIDSRAIRADCLPGQHLGCSTAGPSDYAVWLAGGNNLKPEKANTYSMGLDLGPELLGGFKVGLTYFRIDYKDVITFPTFGPLFNPIGAYDRYRTLRPAGATDAQWRSTVEPLLAGLRHDGLIYPDVGLPLAIYDLRRQNFADETIQGIDYNVEYRLRNSAGQWNFGIAGTRMLKFDQNVPGVAETIELLNTNYSVRDKVRLQAGLVRGAFSAALFANHVGSYRNTGVTPVQRVSSFNTVDGHFAWNFKDGAVLGNTTLAIDVTNLFDRNPPVFYTGGSILGFDAAAANPLGRVISASLTKRW; from the coding sequence ATGCAAGCACACCCCATTCACCGCGTTCCCGGCATGCGCATGACGAGGATCGCGCTGGCGATCTGCGGCCTCGCGGGCGTCATCGGCGGCGCGGCGGCCCAGCAGGCCGTGCAGCCCGAGAACGTGGTGACCGTGACCGGCACCAGCATCCGCGGCGTGGCCGCGGTGGGCTCGGACGTGACCACGATCCGCCGCGAAGACATCGCCGCCACCGGCGCGACCACCTCCACCGAGCTGCTGCGCTCCGTGCCGGAGATGAACAACTTCAGCGCGTCGGGCATCAACAACGGCCAGAACCAGGCCAACTTCGTCGACCAGCCGGCCATCCACGGCATCGGCGTGGGCAACGGCGGCGGCGGGCTGACGCTGGTGCTGCTCGATGGCCACCGCCTGCCGGGTGCCGGCATCAACCAGACCGCGCCCGACGCCGGCGCGATCCCCACCTCAATCCTGGAACGGGTCGAGGTCATGGCGGACGGCGGCTCGGCCATCTACGGGTCCGATGCGGTGGCCGGTGTCATCAACTTCGTGCCGCGCAAGAGCTTCGACGGTGCCGAGACAAAGGTCCGCTTCGGCAGCGCCGACGGCTACCGCACGAAGAACTTCAGCCACCTGGTCGGACACAAATGGGATGGCGGACATGCGCTGGCCGCCATCGAACGCTCGGAAAATACCGCGCTCGACGGCTTCGCCCGCCCGTTCGCGGTGGCCGACCAGCGGCGCTGGGGCGGCGCCGACGCGCGCTCGACCAGCTGCACGCCGGGCACGGCCACCGTGGGCGGCGTGAACTATCCCATCGTGGCCGGCGGCCCGCTGGGTCCGGGCGCGGCCACGCGTTGCGAAACCAACCGGGGCAACGACCTGTATCCCGCGCAGCACCGTGACCAGGCTTACTTCAGCGTGCGCCAGGACGTCGGCGAGTCGACCGAGCTGTATGCGAGCTTCCTGTACTCGGGGCGCCGCCTCGATTCGCGGGTTTCCGGCAGCGGTGTCACCAGTGGCGGGCTGTCGCTCACCGTGCCGGCCAGCAGCCCCTTCTATCTGCCGCTGGCCGGTGCCGAGGCGGGTGCGCCGCAGTCGGTGACGTACAACCCGGCCGCGGACTTCGGCGCGGCGTTCACGAACCGCATCACCACCAGCACGCGCAGCCTGGTGGCGGGCGCCAACGTGCAACTGCCGAACGACTGGAGCGCCAAGGTCGAGTTCAACTACGGGATCGAAAAGGATGACGTCAACAACCATGGCATCAACCAGGCCCTGGCGATCAGCGCCGCCGCCAACGGCACGTTCAATCCGACCGGCATCGGCGCGCAGACCAGCGCCGGCGTACTCTCGCAGATCGGCAATTTCGTCACCCGCTACAACGCGCGGCATACCCTGAAGGAAGCCCAGGTCAAGCTCGATGGCCCGCTGTTCCAGATGGGCGGCGGCAAGGCCCGCGCGGCGCTGGGTGCGGGCACGCGCCGCGAGGAAATGGAAGGCCTGACGTCGGCCGGTCCGGTCGGCGGCGACTTCACGGCCGCGCCGTACACGTCGATCGGGACCCGCGATGACGATTTCATCTTCGGCGAACTGTATTTCCCCGTGCTGGGCGAGGCGAACGGCATCCCAGGCGTCAGGAAGCTTGACCTGTCGGTCGCCGCGCGCCATGACCGCTACAGCGACGTGGGCAATACCACCAATCCCAAGGTGGGCGCCACCTGGACGGTTGCCGACGGCGCCAAGGTGCGATTCTCCGCCGGCCGCTCCTTCCACGCACCCAGCCTGGCCGATGCGCCAAGCGCGATCGACAGCCGCGCCATCCGTGCGGACTGCCTGCCCGGCCAGCACCTCGGCTGCAGCACCGCGGGGCCGTCCGACTACGCGGTGTGGCTGGCCGGCGGCAACAACCTGAAACCGGAGAAAGCCAACACCTACAGCATGGGCCTCGATCTCGGCCCCGAGCTGCTGGGCGGCTTCAAGGTGGGCCTGACCTATTTCCGGATCGACTACAAGGATGTGATCACCTTCCCCACCTTCGGGCCGCTGTTCAATCCGATCGGCGCCTATGACCGGTACCGCACGCTGCGTCCCGCCGGCGCCACCGACGCGCAATGGCGTTCAACCGTCGAGCCGCTGCTGGCCGGCCTGCGCCACGATGGCCTGATCTATCCGGACGTTGGCCTGCCGCTGGCGATCTACGACCTGCGCCGGCAGAACTTCGCCGACGAGACGATCCAGGGTATCGACTACAACGTCGAATACCGCCTTCGCAACAGTGCCGGCCAGTGGAACTTCGGGATCGCCGGTACGCGCATGCTCAAGTTCGACCAGAACGTGCCGGGCGTGGCGGAAACCATCGAGCTGCTGAACACGAACTACTCGGTGCGCGACAAGGTGCGGCTGCAGGCTGGCCTGGTACGCGGCGCCTTCAGTGCCGCCCTGTTCGCCAACCACGTCGGCAGCTACCGCAACACGGGCGTCACGCCGGTCCAGCGGGTGTCCAGCTTCAACACCGTGGATGGCCATTTCGCCTGGAACTTCAAGGATGGCGCCGTGCTGGGCAACACCACGCTGGCGATCGACGTGACCAACCTGTTCGACCGCAATCCGCCGGTGTTCTATACCGGCGGCTCGATCCTCGGCTTCGACGCCGCCGCCGCGAACCCGCTGGGCCGCGTGATCTCGGCCAGCCTGACCAAGCGCTGGTAA
- a CDS encoding beta-glucosidase family protein yields MTTQRDETMSKKLLRRGVALHVGLAFAGSVAIAALAQAAGPAAQPWRDATQAPEVRAAQLLKAMSFEQKVALVSGVDPAEYAPLAPLGVQPLTRVDASAGLRGDKGVTAFPVPLALGATFDAALAREYGKAIAVEARGKGWNVILGPTVDVARDGLSGRLTESFGEDPLVNAVLGSEVASGMQGEGTIAMAKHYTVYHTERERLTMNVEVGQRALREVYDLPFHYLVEKTRIGALMGSYPKVNGTYMLENAALLGEIKRHGFQGYMATDFMGGADGIAQFNAGIDSWSLQPFLRKAEGFRDGRIPASRLDDAARRMLWALFSTGTFDRPVTDTPAAVVTTPAHQALAVRVAESGTVLLKNEGGVLPLRRGGRIAVIGPAGREAVTGVMWSTYVDPGQFTTPLEAIAAKAGSGAKVAHAQGSLGDVVLPSMSADGGIFAPPVALVAPNGKPGWQVRYFGSEDFGGGALGEDTVKEIDIKGKPSMAMPAKWSAKWVTEYTPDKDGPVRLAASVSGAVKVTIDGKAVIDGARSTADGFPGSGPYTYPLYGVVRMEKGRKVRIEVEYSSRGAFTGPRIQLGWQGSSMIPDAVALAKKSEVAVVFVNQVTGEEMDRGNYALPADQDALVEAVAAANPNTIVVLNTGGAVKMPWLPRVKGVVQMWYPGAATGTAIANVLFGDAEPGGRLPVSFLADERQGPRPYAGGGTVRYDEGVFVGYRYLHRHGQKPLFPFGYGLSYSTFSLDGLGVRAVRGGQGGQSGPADVAATVSVRVKNTGARAGSTVVQVYSGALPGPVETPAVKLVGFARVQLPAGGEQVVTIPVERRLLSYWDDKANKWIAPAGKVALGVGFNSAEIVQRQEVELFR; encoded by the coding sequence ATGACAACACAACGAGACGAGACGATGAGTAAAAAACTGTTGCGCCGTGGCGTAGCCCTCCACGTGGGCCTGGCATTCGCGGGGAGTGTGGCAATCGCGGCGCTGGCGCAGGCGGCCGGGCCGGCCGCACAACCGTGGCGGGATGCCACGCAGGCGCCGGAAGTACGCGCCGCCCAGTTGCTGAAGGCGATGAGCTTCGAACAGAAGGTGGCGCTGGTGAGCGGCGTCGACCCCGCCGAGTACGCGCCGCTGGCGCCGCTGGGCGTGCAGCCGCTGACCCGGGTCGACGCCTCGGCCGGCCTGCGCGGCGACAAGGGCGTGACGGCGTTCCCGGTGCCGCTGGCGCTGGGCGCCACGTTCGACGCGGCGCTGGCGCGCGAGTACGGCAAGGCGATCGCCGTGGAGGCGCGCGGCAAGGGCTGGAACGTGATCCTCGGCCCGACGGTCGACGTGGCGCGCGACGGCCTGTCCGGCCGCTTGACCGAATCGTTCGGCGAAGACCCGCTCGTCAATGCCGTGCTGGGCTCGGAAGTGGCGTCCGGCATGCAGGGCGAAGGCACCATCGCGATGGCCAAGCACTACACGGTGTACCACACGGAACGCGAGCGGCTGACGATGAACGTGGAGGTGGGGCAGCGCGCGCTGCGCGAGGTGTACGACCTGCCGTTCCACTACCTGGTGGAGAAGACCAGGATCGGTGCCCTGATGGGCTCCTACCCGAAAGTCAACGGCACCTATATGCTGGAAAACGCCGCGCTGCTGGGGGAAATCAAGCGGCACGGCTTCCAGGGCTACATGGCCACCGACTTCATGGGCGGCGCCGACGGCATCGCGCAATTCAACGCCGGCATCGATTCCTGGTCGCTGCAGCCGTTCCTGCGCAAGGCCGAAGGGTTCAGGGATGGCCGCATCCCGGCCAGCCGGCTCGACGACGCGGCGCGCCGCATGCTGTGGGCGCTGTTCTCGACGGGCACGTTCGACCGCCCCGTGACCGATACGCCGGCCGCCGTGGTGACGACGCCGGCGCACCAGGCGCTGGCGGTCAGAGTGGCCGAAAGCGGCACCGTGCTGCTGAAGAACGAGGGCGGCGTGCTGCCGCTGCGCCGTGGCGGCCGGATCGCCGTCATCGGCCCGGCCGGCAGGGAAGCGGTGACGGGCGTGATGTGGTCGACCTACGTCGATCCGGGCCAGTTCACGACGCCGCTCGAAGCGATCGCGGCGAAGGCGGGCAGCGGCGCGAAAGTGGCCCATGCCCAGGGTTCGCTGGGCGACGTGGTGCTGCCGTCGATGTCCGCCGATGGCGGCATCTTCGCGCCGCCCGTGGCATTGGTGGCGCCTAACGGCAAGCCGGGCTGGCAGGTGCGGTACTTCGGCAGCGAGGACTTCGGCGGCGGCGCCCTGGGCGAGGATACCGTCAAGGAAATCGACATCAAGGGCAAGCCGTCGATGGCGATGCCGGCGAAATGGTCGGCGAAATGGGTCACGGAATACACGCCCGACAAGGATGGGCCGGTGCGGCTGGCCGCGTCCGTCAGCGGCGCGGTGAAGGTGACGATCGACGGCAAGGCCGTCATCGACGGCGCCCGCTCCACGGCCGACGGCTTCCCCGGTTCCGGTCCGTACACCTATCCGCTGTATGGCGTGGTACGGATGGAGAAGGGCCGCAAGGTACGCATCGAGGTGGAGTACTCGTCGCGCGGCGCCTTCACGGGGCCGCGCATCCAGCTGGGATGGCAGGGATCTTCGATGATCCCGGACGCCGTGGCGCTGGCGAAGAAGTCCGAGGTCGCCGTGGTGTTCGTCAACCAGGTCACGGGCGAGGAAATGGACCGCGGCAACTACGCGCTGCCGGCCGACCAGGATGCGCTGGTGGAAGCGGTGGCCGCCGCCAACCCGAATACGATCGTGGTGCTGAACACGGGCGGCGCGGTGAAGATGCCGTGGCTGCCGCGGGTCAAAGGGGTGGTCCAGATGTGGTATCCGGGTGCCGCCACCGGTACGGCGATCGCCAACGTGCTGTTCGGCGACGCGGAACCGGGCGGCCGGCTGCCGGTGTCGTTCCTGGCCGATGAACGCCAGGGCCCGCGGCCGTATGCCGGCGGCGGCACGGTGCGCTACGACGAAGGCGTGTTCGTCGGCTACCGCTACCTGCACAGGCATGGCCAGAAGCCGCTGTTCCCGTTCGGCTACGGCCTGTCGTATTCGACTTTCAGTCTCGATGGCCTCGGTGTCCGGGCAGTGCGTGGCGGGCAGGGCGGGCAAAGCGGACCGGCGGACGTGGCGGCCACGGTGTCGGTGCGCGTGAAGAATACCGGTGCGCGCGCCGGATCGACCGTGGTGCAGGTGTACAGCGGCGCCTTGCCGGGGCCGGTGGAGACGCCGGCCGTGAAGCTGGTGGGCTTTGCCCGGGTCCAGTTGCCGGCCGGCGGCGAGCAGGTGGTGACGATTCCCGTCGAGCGGCGCCTGCTGTCGTACTGGGATGACAAGGCGAACAAGTGGATCGCACCGGCGGGCAAGGTGGCGCTGGGCGTCGGCTTCAACTCGGCCGAGATCGTGCAGCGGCAGGAGGTCGAGTTGTTCAGGTAA
- a CDS encoding MFS transporter, with translation MKVETIPVPRLRDLPRPAWRVAILAGMASYLDAAAIITSGGALVLYKDHFSLSLGHIGQLSALLTALFAIGALVGGRLGDRFGRRRVFTTTMVGLALGTGMLALAPSLPVLVAGTVIVGFCIGADLPVSMAMIAEEAPPGFKGRLIAFSHVLWMAAIGTTYVLQIFVGGFGELGGRIMWAHVLLVALLVLALRATLPESGEWTRARADADAGAGGAALDAGSIRQLFGRRYIGPFVALGLFYGVFNLAANTGGQFGTLLYTEVAGTSVSTAGLVNTAQLVVSFASAILFMRTVDLPSRMTWFVLGGVLAVAGQLMPILFGVNVYSLAAWQILQGIGGAFAGESMWKVWSQELFPTLLRSTAQGATTFFTRMLAAVAALGTPLLIESGPATLFLTLTVAVGFTTALGWLYIRRLPSAALQ, from the coding sequence ATGAAAGTCGAAACCATTCCCGTGCCGCGCCTGCGCGACCTGCCCCGTCCGGCATGGCGCGTGGCGATCCTGGCCGGCATGGCGTCCTACCTGGATGCCGCCGCGATCATCACGAGCGGCGGCGCGCTGGTGCTGTACAAGGATCACTTCAGCCTGTCGCTGGGGCACATCGGCCAGCTGTCCGCCTTGCTGACGGCGCTGTTCGCCATCGGCGCACTGGTCGGCGGCCGGCTGGGCGACCGCTTCGGCCGGCGCCGCGTGTTCACCACCACGATGGTCGGGCTGGCGCTCGGCACGGGCATGCTGGCGCTGGCGCCGTCGCTGCCGGTGCTGGTCGCGGGCACGGTCATCGTCGGCTTCTGCATCGGCGCCGACCTGCCGGTCTCGATGGCGATGATCGCCGAGGAAGCGCCGCCCGGCTTCAAGGGCCGGCTGATCGCCTTCTCGCACGTGCTGTGGATGGCGGCGATCGGCACAACCTACGTGCTGCAGATCTTCGTCGGCGGGTTCGGCGAGCTGGGTGGCCGCATCATGTGGGCGCACGTACTGCTGGTGGCGCTGCTGGTGCTGGCACTGCGGGCCACCTTGCCTGAATCGGGCGAATGGACGCGGGCCCGCGCCGATGCGGATGCCGGAGCGGGCGGCGCGGCGCTCGATGCCGGGAGCATCCGCCAGCTGTTCGGCCGCCGCTACATCGGACCGTTCGTGGCGCTGGGGCTGTTCTACGGCGTGTTCAACCTGGCCGCCAACACGGGCGGGCAGTTCGGCACGCTGCTGTACACGGAGGTGGCCGGTACCTCCGTCTCCACGGCGGGCCTGGTGAATACGGCTCAGCTGGTGGTGTCGTTCGCCAGCGCGATCCTCTTCATGCGCACCGTCGACCTGCCGTCGCGGATGACCTGGTTCGTGCTGGGCGGCGTGCTGGCGGTGGCCGGGCAATTGATGCCGATCCTGTTCGGCGTGAACGTGTACTCGCTGGCGGCCTGGCAGATCCTGCAAGGCATCGGCGGCGCGTTCGCCGGCGAATCGATGTGGAAGGTATGGAGCCAGGAGCTGTTCCCGACCTTGCTGCGTTCGACGGCGCAGGGCGCCACCACCTTCTTCACCCGCATGCTGGCCGCCGTGGCGGCGCTGGGTACGCCGCTGCTGATCGAGAGCGGCCCCGCCACGCTGTTCCTCACGCTGACCGTGGCGGTCGGCTTCACCACCGCGCTGGGCTGGCTGTATATTCGCAGGCTGCCGAGCGCGGCCCTGCAGTGA
- a CDS encoding response regulator transcription factor gives MHILLAEDDPILADALCAHLRGMGYTVEHAPNGPVAEYLLQRQSFDLSILDLGLPMVDGLTVLRHVRATNQLMPVIVLTAQDALESRVAGLDAGADDYMTKPFDFPELDARVRALLRRVSASSGNSELGFGKLHFDLRTRRATIAGEPIELSPREWSLLELLLVNRDNVVTKEQINESWASDSAGTGAGNAIEVYIHRLRRRLEGSGLDIRTVRGLGYLLEADSRAARA, from the coding sequence ATGCATATCCTGCTTGCCGAAGACGATCCGATCCTTGCCGACGCCCTGTGCGCGCACCTGCGCGGCATGGGCTACACGGTCGAACATGCGCCGAACGGCCCGGTGGCCGAATACCTGCTGCAGCGGCAGTCGTTCGACCTGTCCATCCTCGACCTCGGGCTGCCGATGGTCGACGGACTCACCGTGCTGCGCCACGTGCGCGCCACCAACCAGCTGATGCCCGTGATCGTACTGACGGCGCAGGATGCGCTGGAAAGCCGCGTGGCCGGGCTCGACGCCGGGGCCGACGACTACATGACCAAGCCGTTCGACTTTCCCGAACTCGATGCCCGCGTGCGGGCGCTGCTGCGGCGGGTAAGCGCGAGCAGCGGCAACTCGGAACTGGGTTTCGGCAAGCTCCATTTCGACCTGCGCACCCGGCGCGCCACGATCGCTGGCGAGCCGATCGAGCTCAGTCCGCGCGAGTGGTCGCTGCTGGAACTGCTGCTGGTCAACCGCGACAACGTGGTGACCAAGGAACAGATCAACGAAAGCTGGGCCAGCGACAGCGCCGGCACCGGCGCCGGCAACGCCATCGAGGTGTACATCCACCGCCTGCGGCGACGGCTGGAAGGTTCCGGCCTGGATATCCGCACGGTGCGCGGACTGGGCTACCTCCTCGAGGCGGACAGCCGCGCGGCGCGCGCCTGA